From Pseudoalteromonas sp. R3, one genomic window encodes:
- a CDS encoding GNAT family N-acetyltransferase yields MAIEIIREAAWSEILKLQAEVYLFVEPESLEVLKDKWNRTPSCCFTYRDSDKLKGYLLAHSWNSEQPPKLFNALPNDTEGNILFLHDLAIASSSFGQGIGSKLMKHLVEVATNLGFKEIRLVAVQNSKLFWQRQGFKPLSDNVCKSYGTDAQLMWRKLQA; encoded by the coding sequence ATGGCGATAGAAATAATTAGGGAAGCTGCGTGGTCTGAAATACTAAAACTTCAGGCAGAGGTCTATCTGTTTGTTGAGCCTGAAAGTCTTGAGGTGTTAAAGGACAAATGGAATCGAACGCCCAGCTGTTGCTTTACCTATCGCGACAGTGACAAATTAAAGGGTTATTTGTTAGCGCACTCTTGGAATAGCGAGCAGCCTCCGAAGTTGTTTAACGCCTTACCGAATGATACGGAAGGTAACATCTTGTTTCTCCATGATCTGGCAATTGCAAGCTCCTCATTTGGACAAGGCATTGGGTCAAAATTGATGAAGCACCTGGTAGAGGTAGCAACTAATTTGGGCTTCAAAGAGATTAGGCTGGTTGCTGTCCAGAACTCAAAGTTGTTTTGGCAAAGGCAAGGTTTTAAGCCGTTGTCAGATAATGTGTGCAAAAGTTATGGCACTGATGCGCAATTGATGTGGCGAAAGCTCCAAGCCTGA
- a CDS encoding RICIN domain-containing protein — MGSRKGIVNSAMVASVVAGSMAMTSQVNAFGWGSIGDFFTDPIGTVGGAVTQVAQVVRHVTSPVTNVAIDTLRHGANVVNDATNLVGVDSTAITDKAISLAQQMATLDNIGTFVADQQEKLAALEHFATVAVTNAHHLSQLEALVDGVNENNVELAKNIVHSLIKDIDYDTLKLVVDQVKTYDGAQSLMFMVNKGNLGVGVAVDVHELERIKYGHHSNRHEPIMSFFVQAVNPATPNNQLKFSVGYHKNPPLQVSGNSVSLSSTVKKMKVSLAFASLNSSDFLALVDVQALRNQHKMTAVGVSANPVSLQAGSTSRQVVFKECQNGRLQANGVDCNQQGLSISELTGVYAMDQHTALGGVSFTFKSSGIVDGMYCVQTVEPADPHTWQDNYFCSSEDIGMKWSFAGPIDGMRCTQIIELADPHTWQDNYLCLPNDSDYLFSWNSAGKGNMKNTVRWLEAADPHTWNDNYLGIEKYVELKIFDKCLDINGYHPSNGQDIILYDCHAGANQKWLFTADGKVRSKMNYNKCLDYRNSATSNGEKLMIWDCNTSPTQQFEYINGQLKTVLQPSRCVDSPQPHNFTRTHLWDCPVLTGHNHVVVSN, encoded by the coding sequence ATGGGTTCACGAAAAGGGATCGTAAATTCAGCAATGGTCGCTTCCGTGGTGGCCGGCTCTATGGCCATGACTAGCCAAGTAAATGCTTTTGGCTGGGGTAGTATAGGTGACTTCTTTACAGACCCGATTGGAACTGTTGGCGGTGCCGTTACACAGGTAGCACAAGTGGTTAGGCATGTTACTAGCCCAGTGACAAATGTTGCAATTGATACACTTAGACATGGTGCAAACGTTGTGAATGATGCAACTAACTTGGTTGGTGTTGACTCCACAGCTATTACTGATAAAGCTATATCACTCGCTCAACAAATGGCCACTTTAGACAACATTGGAACATTTGTCGCTGATCAACAAGAAAAGCTTGCTGCACTTGAGCACTTTGCGACTGTTGCTGTGACTAACGCACACCACTTGAGTCAATTAGAAGCATTGGTCGATGGCGTCAATGAAAACAACGTAGAACTTGCAAAAAACATCGTGCACAGCCTGATAAAAGACATTGACTACGATACGTTAAAGCTCGTCGTAGATCAGGTCAAAACATATGACGGTGCGCAGTCTTTGATGTTTATGGTGAATAAAGGTAATTTAGGAGTAGGGGTGGCTGTTGACGTTCATGAACTGGAGCGTATTAAGTATGGCCATCATTCTAACCGCCACGAACCAATCATGAGCTTTTTTGTTCAGGCTGTGAACCCAGCAACGCCGAATAACCAACTAAAATTTTCTGTTGGCTACCATAAAAACCCTCCTTTGCAGGTATCAGGAAATAGTGTAAGCCTATCAAGTACGGTTAAGAAGATGAAAGTCAGCCTTGCATTTGCATCGTTGAATAGCAGTGACTTCCTTGCTCTGGTTGATGTACAAGCTTTGCGAAACCAACATAAAATGACTGCTGTCGGCGTCAGTGCAAATCCTGTTAGCTTGCAAGCAGGAAGCACATCAAGACAAGTTGTATTCAAAGAATGTCAAAACGGTAGATTACAAGCGAATGGAGTAGATTGTAATCAACAAGGTTTGTCTATTAGTGAACTGACCGGTGTCTACGCCATGGACCAACACACAGCGCTTGGTGGTGTGTCATTTACATTTAAGTCATCTGGTATAGTGGATGGCATGTACTGCGTACAAACAGTCGAACCCGCAGATCCACATACCTGGCAAGACAACTACTTCTGCTCATCAGAAGACATTGGCATGAAATGGTCTTTTGCTGGCCCAATCGATGGCATGCGCTGTACGCAGATCATTGAGTTGGCAGACCCGCATACATGGCAAGACAACTATCTATGTTTACCTAATGACTCAGACTATTTATTCTCTTGGAATAGTGCTGGTAAAGGTAATATGAAAAATACGGTAAGATGGCTTGAAGCCGCAGATCCACATACTTGGAATGACAACTACCTGGGCATTGAAAAATACGTAGAGTTGAAAATATTCGATAAGTGTTTAGATATTAATGGGTACCATCCAAGCAATGGTCAAGACATCATACTGTACGATTGTCACGCTGGTGCAAACCAGAAATGGTTATTCACTGCCGATGGTAAAGTGAGAAGTAAAATGAACTATAACAAGTGCCTTGATTATAGAAACTCAGCGACGAGCAATGGCGAAAAACTGATGATTTGGGACTGTAACACCAGCCCGACACAACAGTTTGAATATATCAATGGCCAATTAAAAACTGTATTACAACCATCTCGCTGTGTAGATTCTCCACAGCCACATAACTTCACAAGAACACACTTGTGGGATTGCCCGGTGTTAACAGGGCACAACCATGTAGTTGTTTCAAACTAA
- a CDS encoding transposase: protein MPTARKNQVSLVDTKYYHCISRCVRRAFLCGKDKFTGKSYEHRREWVEDKLLTLAAVFCIDICAYAVMSNHTHIVLYVDDIKAKRLSDKAIVIRWHKLFKGNWLTHKFIEGCELNYSELIMLNSIIEQYRERLASISWFMRVLNEDIARRANKEDGCTGRFWEGRFKSQALLDEAALAACMAYVDLNPIRAKVAETPETSDYTSIKKRTEHAHDGKQPKHLLRFVGNPGQSMPKGLPFELKYYIELVELTGRCVRADKRGHICDAQPILARLQIEPDNWLKLTTRFTKVFHGAAGRRHAMTEYCTHLQKRRRTNLANCERLLG from the coding sequence ATGCCAACAGCACGAAAAAACCAAGTCAGTTTAGTGGATACTAAATACTATCATTGCATCTCTCGCTGTGTTAGACGAGCCTTTCTGTGCGGCAAAGATAAATTCACAGGCAAGTCTTATGAACATCGTCGCGAGTGGGTTGAAGACAAGCTACTTACACTGGCCGCTGTTTTTTGCATAGATATCTGCGCTTACGCTGTTATGAGCAATCATACCCATATCGTTTTATATGTGGATGATATAAAGGCCAAACGATTGTCTGACAAGGCTATTGTCATCCGATGGCATAAGTTATTTAAGGGAAACTGGCTGACACACAAATTCATTGAGGGATGTGAGCTCAATTATTCTGAGCTCATCATGCTCAACAGTATCATTGAGCAATACAGAGAAAGGCTCGCAAGTATCAGTTGGTTTATGCGTGTGCTGAACGAAGATATTGCTCGCCGGGCAAACAAAGAAGATGGCTGCACAGGTCGATTCTGGGAAGGTCGATTTAAGTCGCAGGCTTTACTTGATGAAGCAGCATTGGCGGCCTGTATGGCTTATGTTGACCTGAATCCAATTCGAGCCAAAGTAGCTGAAACACCAGAAACTTCTGACTACACCAGCATCAAAAAGCGCACTGAACATGCCCATGATGGCAAACAACCAAAGCACCTTCTGCGATTTGTTGGGAATCCAGGGCAAAGTATGCCTAAAGGGTTGCCATTTGAGCTTAAATACTACATTGAACTGGTTGAGCTAACAGGTCGATGCGTTCGTGCAGACAAACGCGGTCACATCTGCGATGCCCAACCTATCCTTGCCCGACTACAAATCGAGCCCGATAATTGGCTAAAGCTCACCACCCGATTTACCAAAGTATTCCATGGTGCAGCTGGCAGACGTCACGCTATGACTGAATACTGTACGCATCTGCAAAAAAGGCGACGTACCAACCTGGCCAACTGCGAGCGCTTGCTGGGATAA
- a CDS encoding Crp/Fnr family transcriptional regulator, whose translation MKYFRKMIEQYIPVNDDEWNSACSMFERKHIKKGTIVHRAGDVFSEIWFIKSGLARSYFSDMNGKEHTWQLYFRGKSRHGLNHFMDDSVSFYEKTGSMLNFEILEDSVFYVTSLEKLDKFVAQDKKWGILARIWLHNTYYSATYKRVLSLMSETAAQRYERLLDEYPFIFKQVKSYHIASYLGVAPQTLSKLKYESR comes from the coding sequence ATGAAATATTTTAGAAAAATGATTGAACAGTATATTCCGGTCAATGATGACGAGTGGAACTCTGCTTGTAGCATGTTTGAGAGAAAACATATCAAAAAAGGAACAATTGTACATCGCGCCGGCGATGTGTTTAGTGAGATATGGTTTATCAAAAGCGGGTTAGCCAGATCATATTTCAGTGATATGAATGGCAAAGAGCATACCTGGCAACTCTATTTTCGCGGTAAAAGTAGGCATGGTTTAAACCACTTTATGGATGATAGTGTCAGCTTTTACGAAAAAACAGGATCAATGCTTAACTTTGAAATTCTTGAAGATTCAGTTTTTTACGTAACGTCTCTGGAAAAGCTTGATAAGTTTGTAGCACAAGACAAAAAGTGGGGAATTTTGGCTCGTATATGGTTACACAACACCTATTATTCGGCCACGTACAAACGCGTCCTTTCTCTCATGTCAGAGACTGCTGCCCAAAGGTACGAGCGTTTACTGGACGAATATCCTTTTATATTTAAGCAAGTTAAGTCATACCATATCGCTTCTTATCTCGGTGTCGCGCCCCAGACTTTGAGTAAACTAAAATATGAATCTAGGTGA
- a CDS encoding TonB-dependent receptor — protein sequence MTYTLSPVHIAITTALVLMPNPGFSAEKINELDNKNEDNEIEIVAVTGSRLIRPELTSSLPITTVTSEDIALSGLTSITDIFTRLPAMNGHQVSIDENFGADARNNDGRQKIQLRGLGYARTLNLLDGVRMAADTDGSVDISIIPTTMLKRVDIKKGSASAIYGSDAIAGVVNYQLLKDFEGVKLNVSTGISEYNDAPTHTISFVGGTSFNEGGVTLGIEAKKIGTYNRGSRSFYYPDRSSHKVDGIFEGTNWLSIYGPDGNATYADCDADTATATYHMMHRNNGTNGSSLDDFSPFSATYRGQVGQACWELEEIAQEEAEKKYKEAHGYNFQSETLDASERTEYSILLNTYYNFTDTLEGTAQLLYADKENYAQEAAAVVSGLFVSKDNEYNPFGRDVRLNRRLTNLNKRNTTTVTTPFHVRLGLNGELSENWTWSTDLVHSRYEAKTTYPEALNRTLLQDSLSGPEVCLAENNCSPLNPFVDLEQLNSDLLDAIMVDGIWSKHKATTNTFNLSAVGDVFNLPAGTIQMAVGVEYRTEEASNQFDDVRGKYKLVGNLSQEDSNVPPKRKIKEAYIETSIPIAEDAYLAKHLSVELAVRYSNYSDSGSSSTPSINVYWKPIEQLMVRANYSEGFRAPTLFDLYRGKEVFTDRWYSNSSDPCSNTGWEQLALCKSFGAKVAEAEPYQWSFEMGGNENLSPETSTSRNLGFVWTPEYLKGFTATLDFWEVDIENAPERLTRVMLRENARTNGELFADLIQRNPTTHVLEHYKSIVINIGKTRSQGYDLDLNYTFPDTQIGRFQITYSLAEITQGDNQYLGDDKWTPYIGRYNNLETKQSFGIFWNKGNWNSSFTMAYGSKAFNSDEDDILDLTNVPEKDKYRTARDFALDWSPSYDLKTLTVGYDAQQYGRFNLTVQNPFGEKPPFLDVARGYDRGPNPRGRYYTLSWFKEF from the coding sequence ATGACTTACACTTTATCGCCTGTGCATATCGCCATCACGACAGCCCTAGTTTTGATGCCAAACCCTGGTTTCTCTGCTGAAAAGATAAATGAATTAGATAACAAAAATGAAGACAATGAGATTGAGATTGTTGCGGTAACAGGTTCTCGGTTGATCCGGCCCGAACTCACTTCTTCTTTACCAATCACAACAGTGACAAGCGAAGACATCGCGCTAAGCGGATTAACTTCCATTACCGATATTTTCACACGTTTACCAGCCATGAATGGCCATCAGGTTTCTATTGATGAAAACTTTGGAGCCGATGCAAGAAATAATGATGGTCGACAAAAAATTCAATTACGCGGTTTAGGGTATGCTCGAACCTTAAACTTGCTTGATGGCGTCAGAATGGCGGCTGATACCGATGGTTCGGTGGACATTTCAATCATCCCCACAACCATGCTAAAACGGGTGGATATTAAAAAAGGGTCAGCATCTGCAATTTATGGCTCGGATGCCATTGCGGGGGTGGTTAACTACCAGTTACTTAAAGACTTTGAGGGTGTCAAGCTGAATGTCTCGACAGGGATCAGTGAATACAATGATGCCCCAACTCACACTATTAGCTTTGTCGGCGGCACCAGCTTTAACGAAGGTGGAGTTACATTAGGAATTGAAGCTAAGAAAATAGGAACATACAACAGAGGCTCGCGAAGTTTCTACTACCCCGATAGAAGCTCACACAAAGTTGATGGTATTTTTGAAGGTACCAACTGGCTGAGTATTTATGGGCCCGATGGCAATGCGACTTATGCAGATTGCGATGCAGACACCGCCACAGCAACCTACCACATGATGCACAGAAATAATGGCACAAATGGCAGCAGCTTAGATGACTTTTCTCCGTTCTCTGCAACTTATCGTGGGCAAGTCGGGCAAGCCTGCTGGGAATTAGAAGAAATAGCGCAGGAAGAAGCCGAGAAGAAATATAAAGAAGCCCATGGCTATAACTTTCAAAGTGAAACGCTAGACGCATCCGAAAGAACCGAATACAGCATACTGTTAAACACATATTACAATTTTACAGATACACTTGAAGGTACCGCTCAATTACTTTACGCCGACAAAGAAAACTACGCACAAGAGGCTGCTGCGGTAGTCTCTGGCCTGTTCGTAAGTAAAGATAATGAATATAATCCGTTCGGCCGCGATGTACGCTTGAACCGTCGCTTGACCAACCTCAATAAACGAAACACAACAACAGTTACCACGCCTTTTCATGTGCGCCTTGGACTCAATGGCGAACTATCTGAAAATTGGACCTGGTCCACAGATCTTGTACATAGCCGTTATGAAGCAAAAACAACTTATCCTGAAGCACTGAATAGAACTTTGTTACAAGACAGCCTAAGCGGCCCTGAGGTTTGCCTTGCTGAAAATAATTGCTCACCACTGAACCCTTTTGTCGACCTTGAGCAACTTAACAGCGATTTGCTAGATGCAATTATGGTTGATGGTATTTGGAGTAAGCACAAGGCCACAACGAACACCTTCAATCTAAGTGCGGTAGGAGACGTTTTCAACTTACCTGCAGGGACTATTCAAATGGCAGTAGGAGTCGAATACCGCACAGAAGAAGCCAGCAATCAATTCGATGATGTAAGAGGAAAATATAAATTAGTCGGTAACCTGAGTCAGGAAGACAGCAATGTTCCACCAAAACGTAAAATCAAAGAAGCATACATCGAAACCAGCATTCCAATCGCTGAAGATGCTTATTTGGCGAAACATTTAAGTGTTGAGCTTGCGGTTCGCTACTCCAATTATAGTGATTCGGGTTCATCAAGTACGCCCTCTATTAATGTTTACTGGAAGCCAATAGAGCAACTCATGGTTCGAGCTAATTACTCTGAAGGTTTTCGGGCACCGACTTTATTTGATTTATATCGTGGCAAAGAAGTATTCACTGATCGTTGGTATTCCAACTCTTCCGATCCATGTAGTAACACAGGCTGGGAGCAACTGGCATTGTGTAAAAGCTTTGGTGCAAAAGTGGCTGAAGCAGAGCCCTACCAGTGGTCATTTGAAATGGGCGGCAATGAGAACCTTAGCCCGGAAACGTCTACATCACGTAACTTAGGCTTTGTATGGACCCCTGAATACCTTAAAGGTTTTACTGCCACATTAGATTTTTGGGAAGTAGACATTGAAAATGCGCCAGAGCGTTTAACCAGAGTAATGCTGCGTGAAAATGCACGCACCAATGGAGAGTTATTTGCCGATCTAATTCAACGAAACCCAACAACTCATGTACTTGAACACTATAAGAGCATCGTCATTAACATCGGTAAAACGAGATCCCAAGGCTATGATCTAGATTTAAACTACACTTTTCCTGATACACAAATAGGCCGCTTTCAAATAACCTACTCATTAGCTGAAATCACTCAAGGTGATAACCAGTACTTAGGTGATGACAAATGGACTCCCTATATTGGTCGATATAATAATTTAGAGACCAAGCAATCATTTGGCATATTTTGGAATAAAGGAAACTGGAATTCTTCTTTCACCATGGCGTACGGTAGTAAGGCATTTAATTCAGATGAAGACGATATTCTTGATTTAACAAACGTGCCAGAAAAAGACAAATACAGAACAGCCAGAGACTTTGCCCTGGACTGGTCGCCGTCTTACGACTTGAAAACGCTAACGGTTGGCTATGACGCACAGCAATATGGTCGATTTAATCTCACTGTACAAAATCCATTTGGTGAAAAGCCACCATTTTTGGATGTCGCACGAGGCTATGATCGCGGGCCAAACCCAAGAGGTCGCTACTACACTTTATCGTGGTTCAAAGAGTTTTGA
- a CDS encoding thioesterase family protein — MQEFFEKFAINTKINVVWGEMDALGHVNNVSYFRYFETARIDFLKQTGLLSVLSEPTHSPVLRDTYAQYKRPVTFPDTLYIGSYITDIKEDRFTMRYEAFSESQQAICTTGYANVVMFNMKTGQKSPIPESMLAVLKQYEMDSEQ, encoded by the coding sequence ATGCAGGAATTTTTCGAGAAATTTGCAATTAATACCAAAATAAACGTGGTGTGGGGTGAAATGGATGCTTTGGGGCACGTCAATAATGTGTCTTACTTTCGTTACTTCGAAACCGCGCGAATTGATTTTTTGAAACAAACAGGGTTACTTTCTGTCTTATCAGAACCCACCCACAGCCCGGTACTGCGTGATACTTATGCGCAATATAAGCGACCCGTGACTTTTCCAGATACTTTGTATATTGGCTCATATATCACTGATATCAAAGAAGACCGCTTCACCATGCGTTACGAGGCGTTTAGTGAGTCCCAGCAGGCAATATGCACAACAGGGTATGCGAATGTGGTGATGTTTAATATGAAAACAGGGCAAAAATCGCCCATTCCAGAGAGCATGTTGGCCGTATTAAAGCAATACGAGATGGACAGTGAGCAATAG
- a CDS encoding fatty acid desaturase: MSKLTAKQNITAIVTAIKAEEKSLRARYPILEKQNGIAMVILLLSLCSFTGAATLYYFAAIPAWLCILLVAFITSITHELEHDLIHKLYFSKRPLIHNFMMLVVWLMRPNTVNPWYRRKIHLHHHKVSGTPQDLEERLVGNGIKSPFLRALVITDGLLGLLINSKCFSREIRDFRFFEVFNAGFPIATAYFAILYGVIAFHVLQFVHPFALPKWGVELLAVAEFLMVVLIVPNIVRSTSLNLITSSMHYYGGVSNVLEQTHVITSRWFVPFQLFCFDFGRTHTIHHFVPNQPFYIRQLISKKIRPIMALHGVRFDDLQSLKRANHYPTPE, from the coding sequence ATGTCAAAGTTAACCGCAAAACAAAACATAACAGCGATAGTGACGGCGATTAAAGCAGAAGAGAAATCGCTCAGAGCGCGTTATCCTATACTTGAAAAGCAAAATGGCATAGCTATGGTTATTTTGCTGTTGTCATTATGTTCATTCACTGGGGCTGCTACGCTTTATTATTTTGCCGCTATTCCCGCGTGGTTGTGCATTCTTTTGGTAGCCTTTATTACTTCCATTACACATGAACTTGAGCATGACCTGATCCACAAGCTGTATTTTAGTAAACGTCCGCTTATACATAACTTTATGATGTTAGTCGTGTGGCTAATGCGACCAAACACTGTGAACCCCTGGTATCGCAGAAAAATTCATTTGCACCATCACAAAGTGTCTGGCACCCCACAAGACCTGGAAGAACGCTTAGTGGGTAATGGCATTAAATCTCCTTTTTTGAGAGCGCTCGTCATCACAGATGGTCTGCTAGGCTTATTGATTAATTCAAAGTGCTTTAGCAGGGAAATTCGCGACTTCAGGTTTTTTGAGGTCTTTAATGCCGGTTTTCCCATTGCGACGGCATACTTTGCGATTTTATACGGTGTAATCGCTTTTCATGTGCTGCAATTTGTTCATCCATTTGCACTACCTAAGTGGGGAGTCGAGCTACTGGCGGTTGCAGAGTTCCTGATGGTGGTATTGATTGTGCCAAATATTGTCCGCTCGACGTCTCTCAACTTGATCACATCTTCAATGCATTATTATGGTGGAGTGAGCAATGTGCTAGAGCAAACGCACGTGATCACCAGTCGCTGGTTCGTACCATTTCAACTCTTTTGTTTTGATTTTGGCCGTACACACACAATTCATCACTTTGTGCCGAATCAGCCCTTTTATATTCGGCAATTAATAAGCAAAAAAATACGGCCCATTATGGCGCTACATGGAGTACGTTTTGACGACTTACAAAGCTTGAAACGTGCAAATCATTACCCAACACCTGAATAG
- a CDS encoding type II secretion system protein GspG, whose product MQKVIALVIITLISAFAKSSSRDLSPEEIAYLDIKQLAEAVELYHREFGSYPTNEQGLGVLAQEVLISKSCPCKKEKIINDLPEDPWGRDYLYLSPGKNNPEGFDIWTYGKDGLPGGTGANRGCGNWGELECGLKEQHGFQALFILLILTGFGVGLPPYIAGVFLAYRKGNSIEKSLVGYHLGVLCYFVLLVFLLAVASVIL is encoded by the coding sequence ATGCAAAAAGTTATAGCATTAGTAATCATTACTCTAATTTCAGCTTTTGCTAAAAGCTCAAGTAGAGATCTATCACCGGAAGAAATAGCTTATCTAGATATTAAACAGTTGGCTGAAGCCGTTGAGCTTTACCATCGTGAATTCGGTAGTTATCCAACTAATGAACAAGGATTAGGTGTGTTGGCTCAGGAAGTACTTATCAGTAAAAGTTGCCCTTGTAAAAAAGAAAAGATTATCAATGACCTACCTGAAGACCCCTGGGGTAGGGATTATTTATACCTATCACCAGGTAAAAACAACCCGGAAGGATTTGATATATGGACATATGGTAAAGATGGACTGCCTGGCGGTACTGGTGCTAACAGAGGATGCGGGAACTGGGGTGAGCTTGAATGCGGGCTAAAAGAACAACATGGTTTCCAGGCGCTTTTTATTTTGCTGATATTAACAGGCTTCGGAGTAGGCCTTCCACCTTACATTGCCGGTGTATTTCTGGCTTACAGAAAAGGAAATTCAATCGAAAAATCATTGGTTGGCTACCACCTGGGAGTGCTTTGCTACTTTGTTCTGTTGGTATTTTTGCTCGCAGTTGCTTCTGTTATCCTTTAG